Proteins encoded together in one Hydrogenispora ethanolica window:
- a CDS encoding ABC transporter permease encodes MASEIEMLTGKKSRPNYQSGKLKSYWRNNYQYYLILLPPLLFYLIFKYIPMYGLLIAFKDYNFITGVWQSPWVGLDVFKEVFHDHSFWVAFFNTIRLNFLTLIAGFPIPIILALFLNEINHSGLKRLVQSISYLPHFISWVIIYGLILAFLTPQTGMVNVLLKQLGFKEINFLFHKGWWVCVYLLSFIWKEVGWSAIIYLAALTAIDPQLYEAAALDGAGRLKCMWHVTLPGIKGTIIIMLLLNIGKMMSIGFDQPYNLQNVMVNDVSSVLSTYIYDMGLIRARFSFSAAVGLFQSLINFSLLLGADRFAKLLGEEGFFGGGRR; translated from the coding sequence GTGGCTTCTGAAATCGAGATGCTTACCGGAAAAAAGAGCCGTCCAAATTATCAAAGCGGTAAATTGAAGAGCTACTGGCGGAACAATTATCAGTACTACCTGATTCTGTTGCCTCCGCTCCTGTTTTACCTGATATTTAAGTACATTCCGATGTACGGCTTACTGATCGCTTTCAAGGATTACAATTTTATCACCGGGGTGTGGCAAAGCCCCTGGGTCGGGCTGGACGTTTTCAAGGAAGTATTTCACGATCATAGCTTTTGGGTGGCATTTTTTAACACGATTCGGCTGAACTTCCTGACGCTGATCGCCGGGTTCCCCATCCCGATCATCCTGGCGCTGTTCTTGAATGAAATAAACCACAGCGGGCTTAAACGGCTGGTGCAATCCATCTCCTACTTGCCGCACTTCATTTCCTGGGTGATTATTTACGGGTTAATCCTGGCTTTCCTGACTCCCCAAACCGGCATGGTCAACGTATTGTTGAAACAGCTGGGGTTCAAAGAGATTAATTTCTTATTTCATAAAGGCTGGTGGGTATGCGTCTACCTGCTCTCGTTCATCTGGAAAGAAGTAGGGTGGTCGGCCATCATTTATCTGGCGGCGTTAACCGCCATCGACCCGCAATTGTATGAGGCCGCCGCGCTGGACGGCGCCGGCAGGTTGAAATGCATGTGGCATGTGACGCTTCCCGGCATCAAGGGCACGATTATCATCATGTTGCTTTTGAATATCGGCAAAATGATGAGCATCGGGTTCGACCAGCCCTACAACTTGCAAAATGTAATGGTCAACGATGTCTCCAGCGTCCTCAGTACCTATATTTATGATATGGGATTAATCCGGGCCCGGTTCAGCTTTTCGGCCGCGGTCGGACTGTTCCAGTCGCTGATCAACTTCAGCTTGCTGCTGGGAGCCGACCGGTTCGCCAAGCTATTGGGAGAGGAAGGATTTTTCGGAGGTGGCCGACGATGA
- a CDS encoding carbohydrate ABC transporter permease yields the protein MKPDITAGGRTFQIINYTVMFILCLTFIYPFVYTLAVSLSDAKHILEGSVFLFPKGFTLSAYRAVLSDQGLLHSLFFTAMLTVCGVAASIIMTTLAAYPLSRTGLKGTGIILRLIVFTMYFNGGIIPTYLLVKNLGLLDTMGALIWPDVIQTFLLIIMISYFRGIPVELEEAAKVEGCSNFGILVKIIVPLAKPVIATLVIYYAVSYWNMFQQALMYIQSPARYTLQIKLYQVLNVFQQDLTNSLDAASAKTVLPENLKGAMVLVTAVPILFVYPWLQKYFIKGVTIGSLKG from the coding sequence ATGAAACCAGACATAACCGCGGGGGGCAGAACCTTTCAGATCATCAACTATACCGTGATGTTCATCTTATGTTTGACATTTATCTACCCGTTCGTTTATACCTTGGCGGTTTCCCTGAGCGACGCCAAACATATCCTGGAAGGCAGCGTGTTTCTATTTCCCAAAGGATTTACGCTCTCGGCCTACCGGGCGGTTTTGAGCGACCAAGGCCTGCTGCATTCGTTGTTTTTTACCGCAATGCTCACGGTATGCGGAGTGGCCGCCAGCATCATCATGACGACGCTGGCGGCGTATCCGCTGTCCCGGACGGGATTGAAAGGGACCGGCATCATTTTGCGGCTGATCGTCTTCACAATGTATTTTAATGGCGGAATCATCCCCACCTACCTGCTGGTCAAGAACTTGGGACTGCTCGATACCATGGGCGCTTTGATCTGGCCGGATGTAATCCAGACGTTTCTGTTGATCATTATGATCAGTTATTTCCGGGGCATCCCGGTGGAGCTGGAGGAAGCGGCCAAAGTCGAGGGCTGCAGCAACTTCGGGATTTTGGTCAAGATCATCGTACCGCTGGCCAAACCGGTCATCGCGACCCTAGTGATTTATTACGCCGTATCCTATTGGAATATGTTTCAGCAAGCGTTGATGTACATTCAGAGTCCCGCCAGATATACGCTGCAAATCAAATTATACCAGGTACTGAACGTCTTCCAGCAAGATCTGACCAATTCATTGGATGCCGCGTCCGCCAAGACGGTGCTCCCGGAGAACCTCAAAGGAGCGATGGTGCTGGTAACCGCCGTCCCGATCTTATTTGTTTATCCATGGCTCCAAAAATATTTTATCAAGGGGGTGACCATCGGCTCATTAAAGGGTTAA
- a CDS encoding extracellular solute-binding protein, translated as MSKRLRVAAGFVLALLFMTSVFAKTKDLQEITVLAWDRGIIPPAQGNIEENWWTKYVNDHVAKLGIKVKFVPVPRAQEMQKLPTMLAAGNAPDIIFSYDKALYNLYLKNGALLDYTDYINKYGRNIKKYFSKTDLALGASKGRIYSLVYRSVPVADTTFIRKDWLNKLGLKEPTTPAEFYNVLKAFKEKDPGKVGDRLVPFALPSAPNYPFGMWYAVLMPGFLKQAPSPERMQEAALPLWPETENCLRFMNKLYNEKLLSDQFLLDKDEVLFRQKFVRGEIGAFVHFPHWPYHSAYGNMYENLNKNISDARLVATFPWTANPKNNLYEIIRCYPFGYMWYSPRNAKHPDLVVKYLDWMASSEATNVNWFGLPGIDNKIVDGIPLPVDDAKYKQRVPWIGSQYNVLRNPFVNSPEKYIKRLSMDFAPQYRDQYVRETIAGSKKLKYYQPWITEATPLYDKLNGSLMKKWEELQVKIITAPSNQFDAVFDDAIKQYKEVGGAEVAQELAQAYKAQYGK; from the coding sequence GTGTCCAAACGATTACGAGTGGCGGCGGGGTTTGTACTAGCGCTTTTATTTATGACCAGTGTATTTGCAAAAACCAAAGATCTCCAGGAGATCACCGTGCTCGCCTGGGACCGGGGGATTATTCCGCCGGCTCAGGGCAATATCGAGGAAAACTGGTGGACCAAGTATGTCAATGACCATGTTGCCAAACTGGGTATCAAGGTAAAATTCGTACCGGTGCCGCGCGCCCAGGAGATGCAAAAACTCCCGACCATGCTGGCGGCGGGCAATGCCCCGGATATCATCTTCAGTTATGATAAGGCTTTGTATAATTTGTATCTGAAAAACGGGGCGCTGCTCGATTATACCGATTACATCAACAAATATGGCAGAAATATTAAAAAGTATTTTTCCAAAACCGATTTGGCCTTGGGTGCCAGCAAAGGCCGGATCTATTCCCTGGTGTACCGTTCCGTGCCGGTGGCGGACACCACTTTCATCCGGAAAGACTGGCTCAATAAGCTCGGCTTGAAGGAGCCGACCACTCCCGCTGAGTTTTATAATGTTCTCAAAGCCTTCAAGGAGAAAGATCCGGGCAAGGTCGGCGACAGGTTGGTCCCCTTTGCCCTGCCAAGCGCGCCGAATTATCCGTTCGGCATGTGGTATGCGGTTTTAATGCCCGGCTTTCTCAAACAAGCCCCGTCGCCGGAAAGAATGCAAGAGGCGGCGCTGCCGCTGTGGCCGGAGACCGAGAATTGCCTGCGGTTTATGAACAAACTCTATAATGAAAAATTGCTCAGTGACCAGTTTCTGTTGGATAAAGACGAGGTCCTTTTCAGGCAGAAGTTTGTGCGCGGCGAGATCGGCGCTTTCGTCCACTTTCCGCACTGGCCCTACCACAGCGCCTATGGCAATATGTACGAAAATCTTAACAAGAATATCTCCGATGCCAGGCTAGTAGCCACTTTCCCCTGGACCGCCAATCCCAAAAACAACTTATATGAGATCATCCGCTGTTATCCCTTTGGATACATGTGGTACTCGCCGCGGAACGCCAAGCATCCCGATTTGGTCGTCAAGTATCTGGACTGGATGGCCAGCTCCGAAGCGACCAATGTCAACTGGTTTGGATTGCCGGGCATTGACAATAAGATAGTGGACGGCATCCCGCTGCCGGTCGACGACGCCAAGTATAAACAGCGGGTTCCTTGGATTGGTTCGCAATATAACGTCTTGCGCAACCCTTTCGTGAATTCGCCCGAAAAATATATCAAGCGCTTGTCGATGGACTTCGCGCCCCAATATCGCGATCAGTATGTCCGGGAAACCATCGCCGGCTCCAAAAAGCTGAAATATTATCAGCCCTGGATTACCGAGGCGACTCCGCTTTATGATAAATTGAACGGTTCCTTGATGAAAAAATGGGAGGAGCTCCAGGTAAAGATCATCACCGCCCCGTCGAATCAGTTTGATGCGGTTTTTGATGACGCGATCAAGCAATATAAAGAGGTGGGCGGAGCAGAAGTGGCCCAGGAACTCGCCCAGGCTTACAAGGCCCAGTACGGAAAGTGA
- a CDS encoding helix-turn-helix domain-containing protein yields MFKKFLAALQQWIDWEKNIGRFFAYFIVGNMLVAGLFGALLYVRSAGSLEAQTLEANQNMLLQLNKSTDLLLNQVDQYLNRLSLDPFITEFIQHYKGRDLVGQFEINAAMDNNLLLNQYINSINIFYRKENKVYSINCGVRDLADFPDRRIFAKMKNGGLNYYNWLPTRKLLDEKSGNMIDVITIIKPIPLGSFDPIAVAAVNIDEGFLRNSMNSIITKEQNELLVVDEQGRFISSNRRALSDRYFRNKPYLRHVFEQKSGSYPARLNRQKVLISFVSSESYGWKYISIVPYRAIDAKIVFFRDYALIVSLLAIVLGIAVALFFSNKISRPIQLIAGLFKNGEKQPGENDILKYIEKSVNRLVEQNEHIEKAFREHLPVLRNNFLTSLLMGCIADSREIEARFQYYGIDFAQHAQYIVFLISLGNYRGLSGRFSERQLNLFVISLMEVLNNLPGGDYQKIVVNTKAPEIAMIFALPALDDDLSFKRQIKLIGTEIHQAVQSHVQGEFAIAAGTPKPEIARIADSYQEALEALHYRVLKGNGRVIWFEEIQDLKEANYPYPYPKEKALINHLKQGDIESALRLNHDLFKFFTSCSGASGDAAVYFYMQLLSSAIQCALEMGINIESLLGGANPYRELLKCTDIAEVQDWFAGLFKELSEQVQNRKNAKNQGVIESIVKYIREHYDQDLSLKVLSQQVFLSVPYLSAVFREEYGKPLKQFINEVRIEKAKQFLADPDYQIAEVAEKVGYDRVHAFLRLFKEYTGMTPGQYRKTIIFHEKSHHSDLALH; encoded by the coding sequence ATGTTCAAAAAGTTTTTGGCGGCATTGCAGCAATGGATCGACTGGGAAAAAAACATCGGCCGGTTCTTTGCCTATTTTATTGTGGGAAACATGCTGGTGGCCGGGCTTTTTGGCGCGTTGCTTTATGTCCGTTCCGCCGGCTCGCTGGAGGCGCAAACGCTCGAAGCCAATCAGAACATGCTGCTTCAGCTGAATAAGTCGACCGATTTATTGCTGAACCAGGTCGATCAATATTTGAACCGGTTATCGCTGGATCCGTTTATCACCGAGTTCATTCAGCATTACAAAGGCCGGGATTTGGTGGGGCAATTTGAGATCAACGCCGCGATGGATAATAATTTGCTGTTGAACCAGTATATTAACTCGATCAACATCTTTTACCGCAAAGAAAACAAAGTATATTCCATTAATTGCGGCGTGCGGGATCTGGCGGACTTCCCCGACCGGCGGATCTTCGCCAAAATGAAAAACGGCGGCCTGAACTATTATAACTGGCTGCCTACCCGCAAACTGCTGGACGAGAAGTCCGGAAACATGATCGATGTGATCACGATCATCAAACCGATCCCGCTGGGCAGCTTTGATCCGATCGCCGTAGCCGCGGTCAATATCGATGAGGGTTTTCTCCGCAACAGCATGAATTCGATCATCACCAAAGAGCAGAATGAGCTCTTGGTAGTGGATGAACAGGGCCGTTTCATTTCCAGTAACCGGAGGGCCTTGTCGGACAGGTACTTCCGGAATAAACCGTATTTGCGCCATGTTTTTGAACAAAAATCCGGCAGCTATCCGGCACGGCTTAACCGCCAGAAAGTTTTGATCTCTTTTGTATCCTCGGAGAGTTACGGCTGGAAATATATCAGCATCGTTCCCTACCGGGCGATCGATGCGAAGATCGTCTTTTTCAGGGATTACGCGCTGATCGTCTCCCTTTTGGCAATTGTCCTGGGGATCGCCGTTGCGCTGTTCTTCTCCAACAAAATCTCCCGGCCGATTCAGCTGATTGCCGGACTCTTTAAAAACGGCGAGAAGCAGCCGGGCGAGAATGATATTTTGAAGTATATTGAAAAAAGCGTCAACCGCTTGGTTGAGCAGAATGAGCATATCGAAAAGGCCTTCCGGGAACATTTGCCGGTTTTACGGAATAACTTTCTCACCAGTTTGCTGATGGGTTGCATCGCCGACAGCCGGGAGATCGAGGCCAGATTTCAGTATTATGGGATTGACTTCGCGCAGCACGCCCAGTATATCGTATTCCTGATCTCGCTGGGTAATTATCGCGGCCTTTCCGGCAGGTTTTCCGAACGCCAGTTGAACCTGTTCGTGATCTCCCTGATGGAAGTTTTAAATAATCTGCCGGGCGGCGATTATCAAAAGATCGTGGTCAATACCAAAGCGCCGGAGATTGCCATGATCTTTGCCCTCCCGGCCCTGGACGACGACCTCTCATTCAAGCGGCAGATCAAGCTGATCGGCACTGAAATCCATCAGGCGGTGCAGTCCCATGTCCAGGGCGAGTTTGCCATTGCGGCGGGGACGCCGAAGCCCGAGATCGCCCGGATCGCCGACTCCTACCAGGAAGCCTTGGAAGCCCTTCATTACCGGGTTTTGAAAGGCAACGGCCGGGTGATTTGGTTTGAAGAGATTCAGGATCTCAAAGAGGCGAACTACCCCTATCCCTATCCCAAGGAAAAAGCGTTGATCAATCACCTCAAGCAGGGCGATATTGAATCGGCCCTCCGGCTCAACCATGATCTTTTCAAATTTTTCACCAGTTGCAGCGGCGCTTCGGGCGATGCCGCCGTTTACTTCTATATGCAACTGCTAAGTTCCGCCATTCAGTGCGCTTTGGAGATGGGGATCAATATTGAATCCTTATTGGGAGGGGCCAATCCCTACCGGGAACTCTTAAAATGCACCGACATCGCCGAGGTTCAGGATTGGTTCGCTGGTTTATTCAAAGAACTCTCCGAACAGGTCCAAAACCGTAAAAACGCCAAGAACCAGGGCGTGATCGAATCCATTGTGAAATACATCCGGGAGCATTACGATCAGGATTTGAGTCTAAAGGTACTATCCCAACAGGTTTTCTTAAGCGTTCCCTATCTAAGCGCGGTTTTCCGCGAGGAATACGGCAAACCGCTGAAACAATTCATCAATGAGGTCCGGATTGAGAAAGCCAAGCAATTTCTGGCCGATCCGGACTATCAGATCGCCGAGGTGGCTGAGAAAGTCGGGTACGACAGGGTTCATGCCTTTCTACGCCTTTTCAAGGAATACACCGGCATGACGCCGGGGCAATATCGCAAAACCATTATCTTTCATGAAAAGAGCCATCATTCCGATTTGGCTCTTCATTAG